Proteins encoded in a region of the Sander lucioperca isolate FBNREF2018 chromosome 4, SLUC_FBN_1.2, whole genome shotgun sequence genome:
- the zgc:175214 gene encoding RING finger protein 122, which translates to MQQFRWCNGCLCLGCQRFEHYCSMTSEIYHLPLNVYVIVLGIGLFVFMLSLIFCCYLFRLKQHGTREQFSYNEVVLKGASKKLSLLGQTCAVCLEEFRTRDELGVCSCSHAFHKKCLLKWLEIRSVCPMCNKPILRLHTDAPQGAEGLMDPEEV; encoded by the exons ATGCAACAATTCCGATGGTGTAACG GATGCCTGTGTTTGGGTTGTCAGCGCTTTGAACACTACTGCAGCATGACGTCTGAGATCTATCACCTCCCGCTCAATGTGTATGTCATTGTGCTGGGCATCGGCCTCTTCGTCTTCATGCTCAGCCTCATCTTCTGCTGCTACCTTTTCAG gTTGAAACAACACGGAACAAGGGAGCAGTTCAGCTACAATGAG GTGGTGCTGAAGGGAGCAAGCAAGAAACTGAGCCTTCTAGGA CAAACCTGTGCGGTGTGTCTGGAAGAATTCAGGACCAGAGATGAACTAGGAGTGTGTTCATGCTCACATGCATTTCacaagaa GTGCCTGCTTAAGTGGCTGGAGATCCGCAGCGTGTGCCCCATGTGTAACAAACCCATCCTCCGGCTCCACACCGACGCTCCCCAGGGTGCTGAGGGTCTAATGGATCCGGAGGAGGTGTGA